AACTGTCCAAGATGGTAGGATAGTTACCTTGGGAGATATTAACTTTTTAAAACTTAATGGTAAAGACAAAGCCTTTGACTTAAATTTCATGCAATTTCTAACGGCCAATCTAAAAGCGCCTAAACCTATAGGGGAAGATAAAAGGATCAAGGTTGGCATTAAAAATTTTGAAATGCTTGGGGAGAATTTCGGCCAGGTAGAGATGGATTTATTATATGATAAATTACAGCAACAATTTAAAATTGTTACATTTCATATAAATAATGGCAATGATAAGATTGTTTTGCAAGGTGGTAGCGATATCACTCAAAGAAATTTTAACCTTAAATTAGATGCGCAATTTAATAAAAATAAGCAGTTAATCTCTGATATAATTTATGATTTTAATTTGGCTAGTAATAAGAAGATATTACAAGATGATCTGCCTTTCTTAATCAGTGGTGAGTATAGTCATACTGCAGGTATCAAGGGAGAGCTGCTAACAAAGCGGATTAACAATCTTAAATTGGTGCATGGTGAGGAAGAATTTTTGCTTAACTATAGTAATGATCAAACCGCCAAAACGCATAATATACTATTATATGTTAATGAGGCTAATTTAGATAACCTAACATTAATCGACATATGGGGGCATTTTATTGATGATTTATTATATAATAAAACTAATGAGGTGCCTGTAACTACTCAGTATTTAAAGAAATTAGATCAAGTATACAATATAGAATTTAACGGCAACAACTTTAAAGTAAAAGACCAGGAAGTAGAATCGGCTTCATTTGCTGCTAAAATTTATAATAATAATGTAGAGATGAGTAATTTTAGATATCATGATAATGAAAGTAATTTTATAGCTAAAGGCAATCTTAATGTGCAGAACTTAAGACCGCTGATCAAGTTAGATTTTATAGATGGCGATTTAAACTCAAGGTTTTTAGGTAAGTGGCTGGGTAGGTCGGCTGATAATTTAAGTAAAAAGTTGATGCTTGTAATAGAGAAGGATTCAATTAATTATGCATATGGTAATATAGATACGTTATTACCAGCTTTTTTTAATATGGATGCTAATATTAATGTTGGTTTAAAAAGCTTTTATTTCGATGGTATGCGGTTTGAAAATATCGATTGTAATATTATGTTAAGTAAAAAATATGTTTTTAGCAGAGACTGTGCTGCTAATTTTGCCAAAGGCAAATTAACTTTAAATGCTAAGCTGGAAGATAATTTATCATTAGCTTTAGGAGTTGGTATTCAAAATGCTGATTTTGCTGCTATTCAAAAAGATGACAAGCCAATGTTACCTCTTGCTGGTCCGTTCAGTATGAGTATGGGGCTTACGGGCACTTTGAAAAAGTTTGATAAAGCCCTCAAAACTATGAATGGTACTATTAAGCTAGTAGCTAGGAATGTTAGTTTGTTTGATTCGCCAGTGGATGCTTTAGTACTTGAGACTTCAAGATTATATAATACATCTTCGTTATCGCATACACAGAACAAGGTGGAAATTGAAAAAATTATCAAAGACTTTTTAAAATCGGATTCATATTTAACTATGTATGATTCAGTGAAAGGTGAGTTCGAGGTGGCTGGTGAATATATTGCTAGCACTAAAGGAGAGATGAGAAGCAAGTATACTATTGGAAATTTTACCTTTGATTACAATGCGGCAAATAATAATTATACCCTAAATACTGATGAAAACTTCAAAGTTGCTAATAGTAACGATAATTTTAAGGTTAAAGTGAATTATGAAGGGAAATTATTTGACGCTTATAATTATTTAGTAAATACGCAGCAAATCCAGGAGATTTTAGGGTTGAGACGTCGCTATAATTGATTTATTTTGAAAAAAAATGAAAAAAAATAGAAAAAAATCAAAAATAGCTGTTGACTAATTGTGAAGTGGGTTATATATATTTGTCCACCAAACGCTGTTTGAAAAGTATAGAAAGAATATAGATAGTGATGCCCAAGCATCTGAATAAGATGCTTAATAACGTCAAAGAATTTTTTTGAGAATTTTTTACAGAGATTAAACTTGAGAGTTTGATCCTGGCTCAGAGTGAACGCTGGCGGCATGCTTTACACATGCAAGTCGAACGAAGTTATCTTAGCTTGCTAGGATAGCTTAGTGGCATACGGGTGAGTAACACGTGGGAATCTGCCTAATGGTACGGAATAACTGTTGGAAACGACAGCTAATACCGTATAGTCTCTGCGGAGTAAAGATTTATCGCCATTAGATGAGCCCGCGCTAGATTAGCTAGTTGGTAGGGTAATGGCCTACCAAGGCGACGATCTATAGCTGGCCTGAGAGGGTGAACAGCCACACTGGGACTGAGACACGGCCCAGACTCCTACGGGAGGCAGCAGTGGGGAATATTGGACAATGGGCGAAAGCCTGATCCAGCAATGCCGCGTGAGTGAAGAAGGCCTTAGGGTTGTAAAGCTCTTTTAGTAGGGAAGAGATTGACGGTACCTACAGAAAAAGCACCGGCTAACTTCGTGCCAGCAGCCGCGGTAATACGAAGGGTGCTAGCGTTACTCGGAATTACTGGGCGTAAAGAGCGCGTAGGCGGTCTTTTAAGTTGGAAGTGAAATCCCATAGCTCAACTATGGAATTGCTTTCAAGACTGGAAGACTAGAGAATGGTAGAGGGTAGTGGAATTCCTGGTGTAGAGGTGAAATTCGTAGATATCAGGAGGAACACCGGTGGCGAAGGCGGCTGCCTGGACCATTTCTGACGCTGTGGCGCGAAAGCGTGGGGAGCAAACAGGATTAGATACCCTGGTAGTCCACGCCGTAAACGATGAGTGCTAGATATCAGGGACATAGTCTTTGGTGTCGGAGCTAACGCGTTAAGCACTCCGCCTGGGGATTACGGTCGCAAGACTAAAACTCAAAGGAATTGACGGGGGCCCGCACAAGCAGTGGAGCATGCGGTTTAATTCGATGCTACGCGAAAAACCTTACCAACCCTTGACATACCGGTCGCGGGATTTAGAGATAGATCCCTTCAGTTCGGCTGGACCGAGTACAGGTGTTGCATGGCTGTCGTCAGCTCGTGTCGTGAGATGTTGGGTTAAGTCCCGCAACGAGCGCAACCCCTATCCTTATTTGCCAACAGGTTAAGCTGGGAACTATAAGGAAACAGCTGGTGATAAACCAGAGGAAGGTGGGGATGATGTCAAGTCATCATGGCCCTTACGGGTTGGGCTACACGCGTGCTACAATGGTGGTTACAGTGGGAAGCAATAGGGTGACCTGGAGCAAATCCATAAAAACCATCTCAGTTCGGATTGCACTCTGCAACTCGAGTGCATGAAGTCGGAATTGCTAGTAATCGCGTATCAGCATGACGCGGTGAATACGTTCCCGGGCCTTGTACACACTGCCCGTCACGCCATGGGAGTTGGCTTTAATCGAAGCAAGTGAGCTAACCGCAAGGAGGCAGCTTGCCACGTTAGGGTTAATGACTGGGGTGAAGTCGTAACAAGGTAGCCGTAGGGGAACCTGCGGCTGGATTACCTCCTTTCAAAGACAAAAGGGCATCACTATCTTTATTTATTCTATACTCTTCCACTTTCATTTGGGTTTCTAATATGAAAAAATTCATTAAAGCTTCTACTATTTTCTCACTTTTAGTGTTATCCTCATTTCATGTGAATGCAGATCATAAACCTCATTCATCCAATCAACAAGTTATGTTAAAAGTTAGGTTTGGTGAAATAGATCGTTTAAAAGCTCATAATTTAAAGCTTGCAGGTATTAAATCTGTCGAGTGTTTAAAGAAATATGGTGCATTTAAAACTTATGCTGAACCAACTTTAATTGCCATGAGTGGTGAAAAAGCTAAATTCTTTTCTGGTGGTGAAATACCAGTTATGAAAGGTGCCAATGGTACTATCAAGTATCAATCTTATGGTATTGAATTGGAATTTAAACCAGTAGTACATGGCCGTAATATTAGAATTGACATTGATTATAATATTAAAGATTTAGATAAAAACAAATCCCATACATTACCAGCATTTATTAAATCAAGAGCTTCTACTACTGTACAACTTGCACAGGGTGAAAGTTTCATGATTTCAGGTATAGTAAAGGAGAGCCAAGATGTGGATGTTTCCAATCATTTAGGTATTTTTAGTAATATTTTTGCTCCTAAATCAGGGTATGAACAAACTGAAATGGTACTTTCAATTACTCCATATTTTGTGGAACCAATCAAGCATGAAGAAATTAAACTACCTACCGATAATTTTGATGTACAAAACGAAATTAATAGTTTGTTAGGTAAATCTATAACTATTACAGAGTAGTTTTTAGATAATAAATCTTAAAAATCCTGGCTTTTGCTTGTTGTAAGTAAGTGCCAGGGTTTCTTTATTTACAAGTAATTATACAGATTATCCCAATTGCTGAAATATATTTATATTTAACTTCCGCAAAATGTATAATATACAAACAAAATTTTTACATATATTTAAATTTATAAATTGAACTTTAAGGATAAATCAAATGGAAAGAACCCTATCTATAATAAAACCGGATGCTACAAGACGTAATTTAACTGGTAAAATTAATGCAGTATTTGAAGAAAACGGTTTTAAAATTGTTGCTCAAAAGCGTGCTCGTTTAACACAAGCTCAAGCGGAAGGGTTTTATGCTGAGCATCAAGAACGCCCATTTTTTAATGATCTAGTAAAATTTATGACCTCTGGTGCAGTAGTAATTCAGGTATTAGAAGCTGAAGATGCGGTAGCTTTAAACCGTAAGATTATGGGAGCAACAAACCCGGCTAATGCTGAGGAAGGTACTATCCGTAAAATGTTTGCTGAAAGCATTGAAGCAAATTCTGTACATGGTTCAGACAGCTTAGAAGCTGCTAAAAGAGAAATTGCTTACTTTTTCACTGAAGATGAAATTGTAGGATAATAATATCCTTTAAAAACTTACAATGATAAAAAGCCTATAATAACATTTATTATAGGCTTTTTTTAATTCTCTCATATACAGGCTAGTCACTATATTCAATAAAATATCTCTTATAATATAACCGGTGCTGTTGCGCATCTTACAAAATATATGAATCTTGATTTAAAGTTAAAATTATTGTAGCAATTAACCGTTACAATTACGTTTGTAATAACTTTATATACAACGGGTATTATTATGAAAAAAATTATTTGTACTACTGCTTTATCTTTTATGTTAGTTAATGCGGCTTTAGCAGTAACTAATGATCAAGTATTAGCTAACGAAGTTGATTCTTCTATTTCTGTAAATCCAATTACCGGTGAGAAAGGTGAAGTAAGAAATGGAACTTTAGCTGCAACTATGGTTAATGCAGTAGAGATAGGCAAGCTATTAAGCAAAGTTCAGCTAACACAAGAAGAATTTAAGCAATTTGAAGAGTTAGAGAATCAGCAAAAAGAATTAATTCCTTATGCAAAATTAACCGGAATATATGATTTCTTTACAGTTGATGAATGGATGAGCGATAAAAGCAATTTAGGTAGATTATATACAGGCTTACTAGCTTTAGAGCGATTTCCAGAGCTTTTAACCAAAGAAAGAAAAACATTTTTAAAAAGAGTGGCTAAAAAAACTCCAAACCCTCAAATAAAAGCTAAGATTAAAGTTTTAACTAGTAAAAAATAATTTGCTCTTAGAATTAAATGTAATATATAGCTCAGATCTATTTGTAGGTTTGAGTTTTTTTATATTATATTATTGATGAATAATAACAAAGCATAATACTTTATATGTAAAACAGAGAATATATTTAAATGAAAATTTATAAAATCTTAGTAGCTATATTATTTATAGTAATATGCCATAATGCTTTAGCTAAACTGAATTATAATCAAATTCTAGCTTATAATGAAGCCTGCTGTATACTATATGATCTTAATAACAAGAAAATTGCCGAGAGCTTTAATGATCAAAACTGTAATAAAGCTAAGGCTCCTAACTCAACATCTAAAATAGCTTTAAGCTTAAGGGGCTTTGATAGAGACATATTAATAGATGAGAACACTCCCTAAGTGGTAGTTCCAAGAAGGCTATATAGATCGGGTGGATGCTTGGAAGAAAGCGCATATCCCTAAAACTTGGATAAAAAATTCTGTGGATTAGGTACAAAAAATAAATAAAGCATATCTGACTAAGTTTTTCTATGGTAATCAGGATTTAAGCGGTAACCTAGCTCACCGTTGGGTAAGAAAAGAAGTGGTAAAAAAAATTTTTACAAAAAATGAGATTTTGCAATAATAAAATTTAACAATATTTAGCTCTTGATTATCCTAATTTAAAAAGAAAATGCATAATATTATATTTTTATTTTTTATAAGAACTAATTGTATTAATGCTCTAACAAGGGCTGTTTTATAAAAAATATTGTATGCCTTCTTAAATTTTAAGTTTGACTAAAGTTCCTAGATATTTTGTTAGTTTTATTATCATCTTCACATGCCTAATTTATTTAAGCTTCCTTGACTATTAAAATCCTTTTCTTTATAAAAAATTACTAAATAAACTTTTGGTTGAAATAAATGGCAAACAAAGCACTAATTACTGGTATTACTGGCATGGTTGGTTCACACATGGCCGATTTTTTACTTGAGCATACTGATTGGGAAATTTATGGGCTTATTAGATGGAGAAGTCCGCTCAATAATATTTCACATTTGGTGGATCAAATTAATAATCATAAGCGTATACATTTAGTATATGGAGATTTAAAAGATGCTAATTCAATTGATGCAGTAATTCGAGAAGTTAAACCTGAGTATGTCTTCCACTTAGCTGCTCAAAGCTATCCTAAAACGTCCTTTACTGCGCCTTTAGATACTTACGAAACGAATATCCAAGGCACTTCTATTATTCTTGAAGCTTTAAGGCTTCATAAACCAGATGCAATAATTCATGTGTGCGCCTCTTCAGAAGTGTTTGGTAGGGTAGCCAAAGAAAAATTACCGATTAAAGAAGATTGCACTTTTCATCCGGCCTCTCCTTATGCAATTTCTAAAGTGGGAACTGATCTTATTGGGCGCTATTATGCTGAAGCTTTTAATATGACAGTAATGACCACTAGGATGTTTACTCATACAGGACCAAGAAGAGGAGATGTATTTGCAGAATCAACTTTTGCTAAGCAAATTGCCATGATTGAAGCAGGTAAACTGCCACCTGTAGTCAAGGTAGGTAACTTAGAATCTTTAAGAACTTTTGCAGATGTTAGGGATGCCGTTCGTGCTTATTATATGCTAGTTACTATGAATCCTATTGGTGGAGAATATTACAATATTGGTGGAACTTACACTTGTACAATCGCTAGTATGCTTGGTCACCTTCTTTCTATCTCAACTAAAAAAGATATTAAAATAGAAATGGATCCTGATAGATTGCGTCCTATTGATGCAGATCTACAAGTGCCTGACACCTCCAAATTTGAGCTGCATACCGGTTGGAAGCCAGAAATCACCTTTGAGCAAACCATGCAAGATTTATTGAATTACTGGCGTGAGCAAGTTAAATTTGCCGATTTTCTGAATAGATAATAATTTAAATCATAAAATTATTCTTTGCTGTGACTTAATTTCTAAGCTTGAACCACACGGCAACGATTGGGGGTATCTACTGACTTATGA
This window of the Rickettsiales endosymbiont of Stachyamoeba lipophora genome carries:
- the ndk gene encoding nucleoside-diphosphate kinase; its protein translation is MERTLSIIKPDATRRNLTGKINAVFEENGFKIVAQKRARLTQAQAEGFYAEHQERPFFNDLVKFMTSGAVVIQVLEAEDAVALNRKIMGATNPANAEEGTIRKMFAESIEANSVHGSDSLEAAKREIAYFFTEDEIVG
- a CDS encoding GDP-mannose 4,6-dehydratase, whose protein sequence is MANKALITGITGMVGSHMADFLLEHTDWEIYGLIRWRSPLNNISHLVDQINNHKRIHLVYGDLKDANSIDAVIREVKPEYVFHLAAQSYPKTSFTAPLDTYETNIQGTSIILEALRLHKPDAIIHVCASSEVFGRVAKEKLPIKEDCTFHPASPYAISKVGTDLIGRYYAEAFNMTVMTTRMFTHTGPRRGDVFAESTFAKQIAMIEAGKLPPVVKVGNLESLRTFADVRDAVRAYYMLVTMNPIGGEYYNIGGTYTCTIASMLGHLLSISTKKDIKIEMDPDRLRPIDADLQVPDTSKFELHTGWKPEITFEQTMQDLLNYWREQVKFADFLNR